Within Flavobacterium pisciphilum, the genomic segment GGATATTTATGCTCCCCTAGATGGATTTGTAATAAATGCTGGTTTAAAAATTAAGCTATAGCATTATGAAAAAAAGCACCTATAATATTAAAAAGATGGATTGCCCTAGTGAGGAGCAGCTTATCAGAATGAAACTTAGCAATATAAATCAAATTAAACGTCTGGATTTCGATATTCCAAATAGGAAATTAAACGTTTATCATTCAGATGACCCTAAAAGTATCACAAGCGCCATTGACAGTCTTAATTTCGACAGCAGTTTATTGACCTCTGAAGAAACACTGGATATTTTAACTCCAGCAGATGATTCCCGGCAAAGAAAATTGTTATGGCAGGTTTTGATTATAAATCTCTCATTCTTTCTTATAGAAATTATAACGGGATTTATTTCCAATTCTATGGGATTAGTGGCCGATAGCCTGGATATGCTCGCTGACAGTATTGTATATGGTTTGGCATTATTAGCAGTGGGAAGCACTATGTCAAGGAAAGTAGGCGTTGCTTTGATAAGTGGATACTTTCAAATCGTTTTGGCAATTTTGGGACTTATTGAAGTCATTCGAAGATATGTACAACAGGAAAATATTCCAAATTTCGAAACCATGATTATAGTTTCCCTGTTTGCTCTTGCTGGTAATTCATTATGCCTTTATTTACTTCAAAAATCAAAAAGTAAGGAAGCCCATATGGAAGCAAGTATGATTTTTACTTCCAACGATGTTATAATTAATCTCGGAGTTATAATAGCAGGTATTTTAGTTTACTATACGAATTCTAAGCTGCCAGACCTGCTTATTGGTATCTGTGTTTTTGTAATAGTTGGCAGGGGCGCTTTGAAAATATTAAAATTAAAATAGAACGATTTGCTTTATCAACTCTGTCCCATAGGATATTGAATGGTTTGTGCCCATTTTTTTGCAAACTAAAATTGATTCTCTCACGATGGAAGTAAATCTTCAAAAGAACCTTTAGAAATTATAAGCCCAAACATCAAAGTTAATTCTAAAACGCTGTGGTAGATATAGATCTTCAGAATAATAAAAAGCCCTGAAAAGGGCTTTTTATTTATTATCTGATCCAATGCAGTAGTATAAAATTAAGTGATGAAACCAAGTCTTTTTTTCATTTGGATTAAGTCTTTTTCCATTTGCTCGATTGTCTGTAAAGTTACCTCACCAGAAACATCTTCCTTATCTGCCAGTCTGTGTTTTAGTCCCTGCATCTCGCGACCTATTGACAGCTGCTCGGTCATTGCATACTGCTCGGTCTGGCTGACAGACTGGTGCCCTAGCATTTCTTTTACTACATGAATAGGCACATCATTATTGAGCGTTATAGTGCTCGCAAAAGTCCGTCTCGCCTTATGCGTATTTAAAGCAGTTGTTATACCACATAAATCAGCTATTTCTTTAAGATATTCATTCATTTTCTGATTTGAACTTACAGGCAATACCGAATTCCTTTCCAAGCAAAGTGGATGATTTCGATATCTCTCCATTATCATAACCGCTTTAGGCAATAGTGGAATATTAATAGGACTCCCTGTTTTCTGTCGCCCTGTCATTATCCATTTTTCACCATCAATACCTACTTTTAAATCAGACTGTTTCAGATTATAAACATCAACATACGCAAGACCAGTGTAACATTGAAAAACAAAAACATCTCTAACCACACTTAGACGGGCTGTAGAAAAATGATGTTTTTCCAGTGAGGCCAATTCATGATTAGTCAAAGGCTTTTTAGGAACTTTCGTTTTTTTAGATTTGAAACGTTTAAATGGATCGGCTGCAATAATTTCCTTATCAACTGCACTAAGGACGATTTTCTTAAAATTAGTAATATACTTAAGGGCAGTGTTGTTACTGATGTTTTTTACTGTTTTAAGATAGAACTCATAATCTTTTACAAATTCAAAATTAAGCTCATTAAATTCCATATCCTCAACACCGTATTTATAAAGCATAAACTCTCTGACATGATTTTTTGATATCTTGTAACGCTCATGGGTTCCTATAGCATACTCCTCTTTTTCTACCAAAGCCAGCATTTGATCATTGTGAAGCTGAAATTCCTGCAGTACTGTAGATTTTTTTTCTGTTGTTTTACCTAAAGCATAATTAATGAGCTTTATACTTGTAACTGTTTCGCCTTTTTCAGAAAGTTCGTCCCTGTACCGGCTTATTTTAAGTTCCAGTGAGTTTAAAAACAAATTCAGAGTCTTAGCATCTTCCTTATTTCCTGTAGCCCTTGCAGTCTTTTGCTCCCATCGTTTTAGATCCCACTTTCTTTTTGTGGAAGTTTCTTTAGGAACACCATCTACAGTAATTCTTAGATAAATGTATTTTTCATTGGTACTTTTTACGGAACTCTTCAAAAAGAAGGTAATTCCAAAACTGCTTTCTAACATAATTCAACAATTTAATAAGTTAATAAAGGTCGAATTATAATATCTCTAAATCAAGTCGTTAATAAGCTTTACATGTTGAATAACAAGTTGTTACATCCTTTTTTGTGGCAGTTTTTTTTACCAAAATAAATTGCCACGAATGTGCCATAAAAATTAGTGAAAGAATGAGTGTTTTTGAATCTAAAAAGAAGAATAAAAAAACCCGCATCCTTGTAAAGTGCGGGTTTCAATGTATTAACCAATTATAAAAATCGGTTTCAGTGATCCCAGAAGGATTGCAACTATAGGCCACAAACCCGCGTCATTTCTAAACTTCAGTAATTTCAAAAACCGTTTGCCACGGTTTTGCCACATTTTTTTCAGCAATTTTGAAAACAATTAAAATAAACAAAAAAAGCCACTCAAATTGATGAGTGGCTTTCTACGTGAACGCAGAAGGATTCGAACCTTCGACCGCCTGCTTAGAAGGCAGGTGCTCTATCCAACTGAGCTATGCGTCCTTGGATATAAAATAAAAAAACCACCCGATTTGAGTGGTTTTAAAGTGAACGCAGAAGGATTCGAACCTTCGACCGCCTGCTTAGAAGGCAGGTGCTCTATCCAACTGAGCTATGCGTCCATTTGTTTTAAAACTTTATGGAAAGTTTTGTCGGGGTGGCAGGATTCGAACCTGCGGCCTCCTGCTCCCAAAGCAGGCGCGATAACCGGGCTACGCTACACCCCGAAGGCAAAAATTATTAAGCGGAGAGACAGGGACTCGAACCCTGGCACCGATCACTCGATGACAGTTTAGCAAACTGCTCCATTACCACTCTGGCACCTCTCCTAAGCTCAGAGAAACGTGTCTCGTTTTGCGGTTGCAAATCTAAGACAACATTATATATCTCACAACTATTTTGCTGACTTTTTTCATCTTTTTTTCATCTTTTTTCAAAATGACTTCACTATCAAACAAATACAAAAATATATTTTTTAGTAATAATTTAAAAAGACAATCAAAACACTCAAAATTTGAATTTGTTTAAATAAACATTAAATTTGCTTCATTAACTAAATCACACAGAAAATGAACAAAAGAGTTGTTATTGTTTCTGCCGTTAGAACCCCTATCGGAAGTTTCATGGGAGGATTATCTACAGTCACAGCCCCAAAATTAGGTGCTGCAGCTATTAAAGGAGCTTTAGAGAAAATACAATTAGACCCCAATTTAGTTGATGAAGTATTCATGGGTAACGTAGTACAAGCAGGAGTTGGTCAAGCTCCAGCGCGTCAAGCAGCTTTATTTGCTGGATTACCTGAGAAAGTTACTTGTACAACAGTAAACAAAGTTTGCGCATCGGGAATGAAATCAGTAATGTTCGGCGCTCAGGCAATTGCTTGTGGTGATGCCGAAATTGTAGTTGCTGGTGGAATGGAAAGCATGAGTTTGATTCCGCATTATCTACAAATGCGTAATGGTACTAAGTTTGGTCCAACTACAATGGTTGATGGAATGCAAAAAGATGGTTTGTTAGATGCTTACGATAACAGCGCGATGGGAGTTTTCGCTGATTTATGTGCAACTGAATACAACATCAGCCGTGAAGAACAAGATAATTTCACAATTCAATCTTACGAAAGAAGTGCAAAAGCTTGGGAAGCAGGAAAATTTGATTCAGAAATCGTTCCAGTTGCAGTACCACAACGAAAAGGAGATCCAATAATCGTATCAAAAGATGAAGAATACACTAATGTAAAATTAGACAAGATTCCTTCGCTAAATCCAGTTTTCACAAAAGACGGAACTGTAACTGCTGCAAATGCCTCAACAATAAATGATGGTGCTGCTGCAGTGATATTAATGTCTGAAGAAAAAGCTAAAGCGTTAGGTTTAAAACCACTTGCCTACATAAAAAGCTATGCTGATGCTGCACAAGAGCCAAAATGGTTCACAACAAGTCCAGCCAAAGCATTACCAAAAGCATTGGATAAAGCAGGAATCTCAATTAATGATGTAGATTATTTCGAATTCAACGAAGCATTTGCTGTTGTTGGATTAGCAAATTCAAAAATACTAGGTCTAGATAACGATAAAGTAAATGTAAATGGTGGTGCCGTTTCATTAGGACATCCACTGGGTTGTTCAGGAGTTAGAATTATCGTAACTTTAATCAACGTTTTAGAACAAAACAATGCCAAAATTGGTGCTGCAGCTATCTGTAATGGTGGCGGTGGAGCTTCGGCAATTGTTATCGAAAGAGCCTAAATAAACATAAATCAGGAGTTGTTTACAAAGAATAACTCCTGATTCTTAACTCATAAAATACACTAAATGTTCGGAATTTGTAATCTAGCCATAGTGCCTGTTCGATTTGAACCAAGTGATAGAAGCGAAATCGTTACCCAAGTATTATTTGGAGAACATTTTGAAATTCTAGAACAGCAAAATCAATGGTCTAAAATTAAAATCCAATTCGACAATTACGAAGGTTGGGTTGATTCCAAACAATACCAAATAATATCCGAGGCAAGCTATAATTCGTTGTCATCAGACGTACAAATTTTAAATGCCGATTTAATCGATTATATCACATCGCCAGATAATCTATTATTACCAATTCCGCTTGGTGCATCGCTAACCTTTTTGAATAACAGCGAAATAAACACTTCAAATTTTGAATTTGAAGGCACGAAAACAAGTGGTATAAAACCTAAAAATGCTTTAATAAATACAGCATATATGTATTTAAATGCACCCTATCTTTGGGGAGGAAAAACTCCATTTGGACTGGACTGCTCTGGTTTCACACAAATGGTTTACAAACTAAACGGATATAGAATTCACCGTGATGCCTCGCAACAAGCAATGCAAGGAGATCCTTTAAGTTTTATTGAAGAAAGTGAAGCAGGTGACTTAGCTTTTTTTGATAACGAAGAAGGAAACATCACTCATGTAGGCATAATTATGGACAACAATTACATTATTCACGCTAGTGGAAAAGTAAGAATTGACCGTTTAGATCACTTAGGAATTTACAATCCAGAAACAAACAGACACACCCATAAGCTACGTGTAATCAAAAAGATTATTTAATTTTTTTTTTAATCACAAATCCTTATAACTAATTACATTAGCTACTATATAATTATACCAAAAAACTAGTTTTAACTTAATCTAAAAAACAATTTAAATGGCAACTGCACAAGAAATAATTCCACAAATTGATATCTTTTTAGATAAGTTCTCACTTAAAAAAAACAAATTAACATCTCAAGACTTAATCAATTATATTGAAGAGAAATGGCATGAAGCCGATGATGAAAAATACAAGATACATCAAGCAAGTATTTTCATTGGCCGAATGATTAATGAATACATAAAGTTAAAAGATTATAACAATATGAAAAGGTGGTTGGATATGATGGCTCTTCATTCATTATCTCAAAAACACCCCGATTATATTAATAATTACTACAATGGTGAATGTTGTTTAGAATGTGGAAATGAAGAAAAAGCATTAGAGTACCTTCATTTATCTTACAAAGAAAACCCAGAATATATTTTTTCTCGAGCTCCATTTTGCTATGATTTTTTCAATAAACATCTTGAAAACCCAAAAGAACTTCCAGAAAACGAACTAAATGACGATGAAGAAATGTATTCTAACGTTATTGATTTAAAAGACTGGCAATTATTCTTTAATGAAAATGAAGAATCCATTTATTACACAATACTAGATGAAGATTTTGAAAGTCTAAAAGAAACTACTACAGAACACGACAACGGAATTCAATATCTACAAAACAATCAGACAAAGATTCTAGAAAGCATCTTGTCTGAACTTTTAAACAAATATCCCAAATTACAAGAAATCTATGATTATTCCGATGAAGACAAACAAGATTTCATGCCAGACATTTCGCAGATAAAAGATTTTGCCGATTTACTATCGCCATCAACAATTTACATAACATCAGAATTCAAAGACAATATTCCCCACATTGGCTATCTATTTTATTGCTCATGGGATTCAGAACATGGATTGGGTGTAATGACGCATAAAAATCAAATAATAAAAATTGGCGGAGCCGAAACAGCTTTCTATATATAATTCTACTGAAGAATACTTTAATACAATTCCTTTATTTAATTTAAACGCACTGCTTTCCTAAACTCCGAAGGACTGTTCCCTTTTTGTTTTTTGAAGAATTTATTAAAGTGGCTTTCGTCAGTAAAACCAAATTCATAAGAAATCTCATTAATACGTTTTTCACTAAACTGCAAACGGTGCTCGATTAGTTTTGTTTTATAATTGCTAATATATTGCTGCATCGTTTCATTAGCATGTTTCTTAAAATAACGTCCTAAATAAGTCCCCGAAATTCCAAAATGTTCACTAATCGATTCTGCTTTTATTTTCTCAGGATAATAAATGTTGTTCTGAATATATTGCAGAATATCCATCGCTTTAGCCTCACAACCAATATTTACCTGTTCAGGTAGATACTTCGCAATATTTCGTGCAACAACAATAATCAAGGTATTCACCAATTGCTGAATCAATTCTTTATTATAAACATCCCTATCCTGATGCTCTCTAATGATAGCTTCGATCATCGTTTTAATCAATAACTTATCCGAATCATTTTTTAAAATACAACCAGGCTGATGATTGGCATTTTGAAGAATATATTCTAATCGCTGAATATTTTCATTCTGTAAACTCGAATTTTTCAAATAGATATCATTAAATCTCAGGAAGAAAAACTGCGTTTCGGTCTCAATAGTAAAGTTATGACAATCCTCTGGCGTTAGCAAAAACAAATGCCCCCCATCGTATTCAAATATATTTTTATTGATACATTGCGAACCAGTTCCAGACAGTACGTAAACCAATTCAAAAAAATTATGACGGTCTCCCACATCTGGATATTCTGTTAATGTTTCAAATGAAACTGTAAAAGGTTCGTATAGGTTTTCTTTTTTCATGAGTCTGTATTTATTGGTATTCTAGTTCGCATAAAATTAGTCAATCACCACATTAATTTTCATTAACTTTTATCATGACCAATTTCCTGCTGCAAATATACCTAATAAACGAAAATATATACCATTTATAACTCTTAAATTTGGTATAATTTTGCTGAATAATTTTTAAAGCACAAAACATACTATCATGGAATATAGAAAATTAGGTAATACAGAACTCGAATTATCAGCAATAACATACGGTGCATTTGCCATAGGAGGCACAATGTGGGGCGGAAACGAAAAGAAAGATTCAATAGCATCAATACACGCATCAATCGATAACGGCGTGACAACATTAGACACAGCTCCATTCTATGGTTTTGGATTAAGTGAAGAAATGATTGGTGAAGCACTTAAAACACAAGACCGATCAAAAGTACAGCTACTTACCAAATTTGGATTAGTTTGGGATGGTAGTAATCAAGGTCAAGGAGAATTCTTTTTTGATGCTGAAGACAATGGTAAAAAAATACCAGTATACAAATTTGCTTCCAAAGCAAATATCATCAAAGAAGTTGAAGAAAGCTTAAAACGATTACAGACCGATTATATCGATTTATTGCAAATACACTGGCCAGACGCAACCACATCTATTAGCGAAACCATGGAAGCAATGGAATTATTAATCCAACAAGGAAAAATAAGAGCCGCAGGAGTTTGCAACTATAGTGTAGCGCAAATACAAGAAGCCCAAAAAACAATACAATTAGCATCAAATCAAGTATCATACAGCATGCTAAATCGTAGTATTGAAGCCGATTTAGTTCCGCTTACAACATCACAAAACATTGGTATAATTGCATATAGCCCAATGGAAAGAGGATTACTAACAGGCAAATATTTCACTGATAGCAAATTAAAAGATAACGATCATCGCAATGGTTATTTCAGTCAATTCGATCTTACTAAAGTAAAAACATTAGTCGGAGAACTAAGCTCACTAGCTAATACAAAAAATGCTACACTAGCACAATTAGTCTTGCGTTGGACAAGCTTACAAAAAGGAATTACAATTGTTTTGGCAGGGGCTCGAAATGCAGAACAAGCAATTTCTAATGCAAAAGCAATGGATTTCAATTTATCAGCATCAGAACTTGATTTCATTAATCAAGCAATCTCAAAAACAAAATAAGAATCTTTAGGGTGTGACCCGCTAAAAAAGCGGGTCGGGTCATCCGCTAAATCTTTTATTTTTTAAAAAAGAAAAAAACAAAAGGATATCGCTACTCCCCCTCACACAAAAAGTTAATAAAACACATAGAATACAATTAAGATGAAAAAAATATTTATAATAAACGGTGGACAAAAGTTCGCTCACTCAGGAGGAAAATTCAATCAAACCATTCAAGAATGGACAACTGATTTTCTATCACAAAACAGCAAATACGAAATAAAAACAACCAATATAAACGACGAAATCGATCTACAGGAAGAAGTAGATAAATTTGTCTGGGCAGATCTAATCATTTATCACACACCAATTTGGTGGTTTCAATTACCAAATGGCTTTAAAAAATATATCGATGATGTTTTTACTGCTGGACATAACAACGGAATTTACAAAAATGATGGAAGAAGTCGTGTAAATCCAGATATCAATTACGGAACTGGCGG encodes:
- a CDS encoding cation diffusion facilitator family transporter, whose amino-acid sequence is MKKSTYNIKKMDCPSEEQLIRMKLSNINQIKRLDFDIPNRKLNVYHSDDPKSITSAIDSLNFDSSLLTSEETLDILTPADDSRQRKLLWQVLIINLSFFLIEIITGFISNSMGLVADSLDMLADSIVYGLALLAVGSTMSRKVGVALISGYFQIVLAILGLIEVIRRYVQQENIPNFETMIIVSLFALAGNSLCLYLLQKSKSKEAHMEASMIFTSNDVIINLGVIIAGILVYYTNSKLPDLLIGICVFVIVGRGALKILKLK
- a CDS encoding site-specific integrase yields the protein MLESSFGITFFLKSSVKSTNEKYIYLRITVDGVPKETSTKRKWDLKRWEQKTARATGNKEDAKTLNLFLNSLELKISRYRDELSEKGETVTSIKLINYALGKTTEKKSTVLQEFQLHNDQMLALVEKEEYAIGTHERYKISKNHVREFMLYKYGVEDMEFNELNFEFVKDYEFYLKTVKNISNNTALKYITNFKKIVLSAVDKEIIAADPFKRFKSKKTKVPKKPLTNHELASLEKHHFSTARLSVVRDVFVFQCYTGLAYVDVYNLKQSDLKVGIDGEKWIMTGRQKTGSPINIPLLPKAVMIMERYRNHPLCLERNSVLPVSSNQKMNEYLKEIADLCGITTALNTHKARRTFASTITLNNDVPIHVVKEMLGHQSVSQTEQYAMTEQLSIGREMQGLKHRLADKEDVSGEVTLQTIEQMEKDLIQMKKRLGFIT
- a CDS encoding acetyl-CoA C-acyltransferase gives rise to the protein MNKRVVIVSAVRTPIGSFMGGLSTVTAPKLGAAAIKGALEKIQLDPNLVDEVFMGNVVQAGVGQAPARQAALFAGLPEKVTCTTVNKVCASGMKSVMFGAQAIACGDAEIVVAGGMESMSLIPHYLQMRNGTKFGPTTMVDGMQKDGLLDAYDNSAMGVFADLCATEYNISREEQDNFTIQSYERSAKAWEAGKFDSEIVPVAVPQRKGDPIIVSKDEEYTNVKLDKIPSLNPVFTKDGTVTAANASTINDGAAAVILMSEEKAKALGLKPLAYIKSYADAAQEPKWFTTSPAKALPKALDKAGISINDVDYFEFNEAFAVVGLANSKILGLDNDKVNVNGGAVSLGHPLGCSGVRIIVTLINVLEQNNAKIGAAAICNGGGGASAIVIERA
- a CDS encoding C40 family peptidase — encoded protein: MFGICNLAIVPVRFEPSDRSEIVTQVLFGEHFEILEQQNQWSKIKIQFDNYEGWVDSKQYQIISEASYNSLSSDVQILNADLIDYITSPDNLLLPIPLGASLTFLNNSEINTSNFEFEGTKTSGIKPKNALINTAYMYLNAPYLWGGKTPFGLDCSGFTQMVYKLNGYRIHRDASQQAMQGDPLSFIEESEAGDLAFFDNEEGNITHVGIIMDNNYIIHASGKVRIDRLDHLGIYNPETNRHTHKLRVIKKII
- a CDS encoding DUF6985 domain-containing protein, with the protein product MATAQEIIPQIDIFLDKFSLKKNKLTSQDLINYIEEKWHEADDEKYKIHQASIFIGRMINEYIKLKDYNNMKRWLDMMALHSLSQKHPDYINNYYNGECCLECGNEEKALEYLHLSYKENPEYIFSRAPFCYDFFNKHLENPKELPENELNDDEEMYSNVIDLKDWQLFFNENEESIYYTILDEDFESLKETTTEHDNGIQYLQNNQTKILESILSELLNKYPKLQEIYDYSDEDKQDFMPDISQIKDFADLLSPSTIYITSEFKDNIPHIGYLFYCSWDSEHGLGVMTHKNQIIKIGGAETAFYI
- a CDS encoding AraC family transcriptional regulator, translated to MKKENLYEPFTVSFETLTEYPDVGDRHNFFELVYVLSGTGSQCINKNIFEYDGGHLFLLTPEDCHNFTIETETQFFFLRFNDIYLKNSSLQNENIQRLEYILQNANHQPGCILKNDSDKLLIKTMIEAIIREHQDRDVYNKELIQQLVNTLIIVVARNIAKYLPEQVNIGCEAKAMDILQYIQNNIYYPEKIKAESISEHFGISGTYLGRYFKKHANETMQQYISNYKTKLIEHRLQFSEKRINEISYEFGFTDESHFNKFFKKQKGNSPSEFRKAVRLN
- a CDS encoding aldo/keto reductase gives rise to the protein MEYRKLGNTELELSAITYGAFAIGGTMWGGNEKKDSIASIHASIDNGVTTLDTAPFYGFGLSEEMIGEALKTQDRSKVQLLTKFGLVWDGSNQGQGEFFFDAEDNGKKIPVYKFASKANIIKEVEESLKRLQTDYIDLLQIHWPDATTSISETMEAMELLIQQGKIRAAGVCNYSVAQIQEAQKTIQLASNQVSYSMLNRSIEADLVPLTTSQNIGIIAYSPMERGLLTGKYFTDSKLKDNDHRNGYFSQFDLTKVKTLVGELSSLANTKNATLAQLVLRWTSLQKGITIVLAGARNAEQAISNAKAMDFNLSASELDFINQAISKTK
- a CDS encoding NAD(P)H-dependent oxidoreductase — translated: MKKIFIINGGQKFAHSGGKFNQTIQEWTTDFLSQNSKYEIKTTNINDEIDLQEEVDKFVWADLIIYHTPIWWFQLPNGFKKYIDDVFTAGHNNGIYKNDGRSRVNPDINYGTGGLLHGRKYMLTTSWNAPKTAFTLPGEFFEQTSVDDGPMFGFHKMNKFTGMQKLDSFHFHDVEKGATPENIVIFKQEYTSHLEQLFKTI